The following coding sequences lie in one Silene latifolia isolate original U9 population chromosome 5, ASM4854445v1, whole genome shotgun sequence genomic window:
- the LOC141657887 gene encoding glucan endo-1,3-beta-glucosidase 4, protein MHHKSLHTLLLLTLLHPALGAFIGIDIGTGLSNLPPASELVAILKANQITHVRLFDADAHMLKALANTSIEVMVGVTNEQVLGIGQSPSVAAAWINQNVVAYVPDTNITAIAVGSEVLSTIPHAAPVLVPALNNLHKALVATNLNFKVKVSTPHSMDIISRPFPPSTAIFNSSWNSTLYQVLQFLKNTNSYFMLNAYPYYGFTQGNGIFPLDYALFQPLSPVKQIVDPNTLYHYDSMFDAMVDAAYYSIAALNFSTIPVVVTETGWPWNGGANEPDATVKNAETYNNNLIRRVLNNSGPPSQSGIPINTYIYELFNEDGRRGPISEKNWGVLFTNGSAIYPLSLGGPGQTMGNSTGLFCIAKAGADTDKLRKGLNWACGDGHANCAAIQEGHPCYYPDTTENHASYAYNDYYQRMHSVGGTCDFDGTATTTNADPSYGSCAFTGSSNSTAGLSPTAFGPVSPLMGGSRAVLYPEFGVVILGIMLHLFS, encoded by the exons ATGCATCACAAATCGCTGCACACACTGCTCCTGCTAACTCTTCTTCATCCTGCTTTAG gTGCATTTATTGGGATAGATATAGGGACTGGTCTATCTAACTTGCCACCCGCTTCAGAACTAGTTGCAATTCTTAAAGCCAACCAGATAACTCATGTTAGACTGTTTGATGCTGACGCCCACATGCTTAAAGCCCTTGCTAACACAAGCATAGAAGTCATGGTTGGGGTGACTAATGAGCAAGTTCTAGGGATTGGGCAATCCCCCTCAGTTGCAGCAGCATGGATCAACCAAAATGTGGTAGCTTACGTGCCAGACACCAACATCACTGCCATCGCTGTTGGTAGCGAGGTCCTCAGTACAATCCCACATGCCGCTCCTGTTCTGGTTCCTGCTCTAAACAACCTCCATAAAGCTCTTGTTGCTACCAATTTAAATTTCAAGGTCAAAGTCTCTACCCCACACTCTATGGACATTATTTCTAGACCTTTTCCTCCTTCAACTGCCATCTTTAATTCCTCCTGGAACTCTACTCTATACCAGGTTCTTCAGTTCTTAAAGAATACCAACTCTTACTTCATGCTTAATGCGTATCCTTACTACGGATTTACCCAAGGAAATGGCATCTTCCCCCTTGATTATGCTCTTTTCCAACCCCTCTCCCCTGTCAAGCAGATTGTTGATCCTAACACTCTATATCATTATGATAGCATGTTTGATGCTATGGTAGATGCCGCCTATTACTCCATTGCTGCTTTAAACTTTTCCACCATTCCAGTAGTCGTGACTGAAACTGGATGGCCGTGGAATGGGGGAGCTAATGAACCCGATGCCACTGTCAAAAATGCTGAGACCTATAATAATAACTTGATCAGAAGAGTTCTAAATAATTCGGGTCCACCAAGTCAGTCAGGTATTCCTATCAACACCTACATATATGAGTTGTTCAATGAAGATGGCCGACGTGGTCCTATCTCTGAAAAAAATTGGGGAGTGCTGTTTACCAATGGCTCAGCTATTTATCCTCTCAGTCTTGGAGGTCCGGGTCAAACAATGGGGAATTCTACTGGTCTTTTCTGCATTGCAAAGGCAGGTGCCGACACAGATAAGCTGCGGAAAGGCTTGAATTGGGCTTGTGGTGATGGTCATGCCAACTGTGCAGCTATTCAAGAAGGCCATCCATGTTATTACCCTGATACCACTGAGAATCATGCCTCTTATGCTTATAACGATTATTATCAGAGGATGCATAGTGTTGGTGGGACTTGTGATTTCGATGGTACAGCAACTACAACTAATGCTGATCCAA GCTATGGTTCATGTGCTTTCACTGGAAG TTCTAATTCAACAGCTGGATTGAGTCCCACGGCATTTGGACCAGTTAGTCCGCTCATGGGTGGTAGCAGAGCCGTGTTATATCCTGAGTTTGGGGTTGTAATCTTAGGAATCATGTTGCATTTATTTTCTTGA
- the LOC141657889 gene encoding serine/arginine-rich SC35-like splicing factor SCL30A isoform X1: MRGRSYSPSPPRGRGGGYNRRRRSPSPRLRHSRHSRDLSTSLLVRNLRHDCRPDDLRRPFGKFGPLKDIYLPRDYYTGAPRGFGFVQFVDPDDAADAKYQMDGQVFQGRELTVVFAEENRKKPLEMRSRERSSSHRSRHGRRRSPARYSRSRSPRHSRSPPARRERSRSRSYSPSPKRRRHSRSGTPKNRRPSRERSYSRESGGRSYSRSPPPRNSRSRSRSQSSGRGESGSRSPYPEEHGMEQKKERSASEDGM; encoded by the exons atgAGGGGAAGAAGCTACAGTCCGTCTCCACCAAGGGGAAGGGGGGGTGGTTACAACAGGAGAAGACGCAGTCCGAGTCCTAGGCTTCGTCATTCTCGCCATTCCAGGGATTTATCCACTAGTTTACTCGTTCGTAATCTTCGCCATGATTGCAG ACCTGATGACCTTCGTCGACCTTTTGGCAAGTTTGGACCCCTCAAGGACATTTACTTGCCTAGAGATTATTATACTGG TGCTCCTCGGGGATTTGGTTTTGTGCAATTTGTGGACCCAGATGATGCCGCTGATGCAAAATACCAGATGGATGGTCAAGTTTTCCAAGGTCGTGAATTGACAGTCGTATTTGCCGAGGAaaataggaagaaaccccttgaGATGAGGTCAAGAGAAAGGTCAAG CAGCCATAGGAGCCGGCATGGCAGAAGACGTTCTCCTGCTCGTTATTCCCGCTCTCGCTCACCACGACATTCACGATCTCCACCTGCAAGACGTGAAAGGTCAAGGTCCCGTAGCTACTCACCTTCTCCCAAACGACGACGACATTCAAG GTCTGGTACACCCAAAAACAGGAGGCCCAGTAGAGAAAGGTCATATTCTCGAGAAAGTGGAGGAAGATCATATTCTCGTTCACCACCTCCACGTAACTcgaggagcaggagcaggagccAAAGCAGCGGGAGGGGTGAGAGCGGAAGCAGGAGCCCATATCCAGAAGAGCATGGGATGGAGCAGAAGAAAGAAAGGTCAGCTAGTGAGGATGGAATGTAG
- the LOC141657889 gene encoding serine/arginine-rich SC35-like splicing factor SCL30A isoform X2 encodes MRGRSYSPSPPRGRGGGYNRRRRSPSPRLRHSRHSRDLSTSLLVRNLRHDCRPDDLRRPFGKFGPLKDIYLPRDYYTGAPRGFGFVQFVDPDDAADAKYQMDGQVFQGRELTVVFAEENRKKPLEMRSRERSSHRSRHGRRRSPARYSRSRSPRHSRSPPARRERSRSRSYSPSPKRRRHSRSGTPKNRRPSRERSYSRESGGRSYSRSPPPRNSRSRSRSQSSGRGESGSRSPYPEEHGMEQKKERSASEDGM; translated from the exons atgAGGGGAAGAAGCTACAGTCCGTCTCCACCAAGGGGAAGGGGGGGTGGTTACAACAGGAGAAGACGCAGTCCGAGTCCTAGGCTTCGTCATTCTCGCCATTCCAGGGATTTATCCACTAGTTTACTCGTTCGTAATCTTCGCCATGATTGCAG ACCTGATGACCTTCGTCGACCTTTTGGCAAGTTTGGACCCCTCAAGGACATTTACTTGCCTAGAGATTATTATACTGG TGCTCCTCGGGGATTTGGTTTTGTGCAATTTGTGGACCCAGATGATGCCGCTGATGCAAAATACCAGATGGATGGTCAAGTTTTCCAAGGTCGTGAATTGACAGTCGTATTTGCCGAGGAaaataggaagaaaccccttgaGATGAGGTCAAGAGAAAGGTCAAG CCATAGGAGCCGGCATGGCAGAAGACGTTCTCCTGCTCGTTATTCCCGCTCTCGCTCACCACGACATTCACGATCTCCACCTGCAAGACGTGAAAGGTCAAGGTCCCGTAGCTACTCACCTTCTCCCAAACGACGACGACATTCAAG GTCTGGTACACCCAAAAACAGGAGGCCCAGTAGAGAAAGGTCATATTCTCGAGAAAGTGGAGGAAGATCATATTCTCGTTCACCACCTCCACGTAACTcgaggagcaggagcaggagccAAAGCAGCGGGAGGGGTGAGAGCGGAAGCAGGAGCCCATATCCAGAAGAGCATGGGATGGAGCAGAAGAAAGAAAGGTCAGCTAGTGAGGATGGAATGTAG